In the genome of Palaemon carinicauda isolate YSFRI2023 chromosome 20, ASM3689809v2, whole genome shotgun sequence, one region contains:
- the LOC137659938 gene encoding uncharacterized protein, with the protein MIPVNLKDAYSLIPVHLTSRKYLRAMLANLVYQYQVLSFGLLPAPQVFIRLFTLVSIWAHIQGTRFLRYLDEWLILADSRETLLLQWDKLLQLCPDPDELREVKSKASTKYGIPRDEYQDQLPARQWQQLIGHLTSLEKLVPHSRLCLMSLQWRLKSHWAQQEDPPTMLVSISPDQQRDLEWWVFDTNVFRGIDLLSLPLDLMLFTDASKEGWGGGAYLSLLTASGIWSESERPCHINLVEIRAAFLALKTFKQLLSGHAVVLMSDNTTVVFHINKQGGSFSQPLCQLSVEILKWMEENSVTLSACFILGNIIILADNLSRKSQIVGSEWSLDQQIANKVLTLCGPPMIDLFAMCLNQKLPIYCSPVLDPQAVWHDTFQNKWDNLDCLCFLPSA; encoded by the coding sequence ATGATCCCAGTgaatctgaaggatgcatactccCTGATCCCAGTCCACTTAACATCAAGGAAGTACCTCCGGGCTATGTTGGCAAATCTGGTATACCAATACCAAGTACTGTCCTTTGGCCTGTTGCCAGCACCCCAAGTGTTTATAAGGCTCTTCACCTTAGTGTCCATATGGGCTCACATCCAAGGGACACGCTTTCTCAGGTACCTCGACGAATGGCTGATACTGGCAGACTCGAGAGAAACCCTTCTTCTCCAGTGGGACAAACTTCTCCAACTTTGTCCAGATCCCGATGAACTAAGAGAAGTCAAATCTAAAGCCAGTACAAAATATGGTATACCTAGGGATGAATATCAAGACCAGCTACCAGCTCGTCAATGGCAGCAATTAATAGGGCACCTAACCTCTCTTGAGAAGTTAGTCCCACACAGCAGACTTTGTCTAATGTCTCTACAGTGGCGACTAAAGTCCCACTGGGCACAACAGGAGGACCCACCTACCATGCTAGTGTCAATAAGTCCAGACCAGCAGAGAGACCTGGAGTGGTGGGTGTTCGACACCAACGTCTTCCGGGGCATCGATCTCCTCTCccttcccctggatttgatgctcttcacagatgcatcaaaagaagggtggggggggggggcttacctGTCACTCCTGACGGCTTCAGGCATATGGTCAGAATCCGAAAGGCCATGCCACATAAACCTCGTAGAGATTAGGGCAGCATTCCTGGCCCTGAAGACCTTCAAACAGCTTCTTTCAGGGCACgcagtagtgctgatgagcgataaCACTACGGTAGTGTtccacatcaacaagcaaggaggtagcTTTTCACAGCCTCTTTGCCAGCTGTCTGTGGAAATCCTAAAATGGATGGAAGAAAATTCTGTAACCCTATCAGCCTGCTTCATCCTGGGCAACATCATCATcttggcagacaatctgagcaggaagtctcagatagtgggttccgaatggtctttggatcaacagatagccaacaaagttttgactttgtgtGGTCCGCCGATGATAGACCTCTTTGCTATGTGTCTCAACCAGAAGCTTCCGATATATTGTTCCCCAGTACTGGACCCTCAAGCAGTCTGGCACGATACATTCCAGAACAAATGGGACAATCTGGACTGTCTGTGTTTCCTTCCTTCTGCCTAG